One genomic window of Conger conger chromosome 9, fConCon1.1, whole genome shotgun sequence includes the following:
- the LOC133136121 gene encoding beta-galactoside-binding lectin-like, with protein sequence MSTVELQNLSFKQGMELRVTGAPKPNPDRFEINVGESDSNIALHINPRFQGGGPGVIVLNAMKDGSWGTEVRDERNFPFRQGEEFEVSITFANDKFYISLHNGHMLEFPNRLEQPQYSKIWFTADVRITGIYVK encoded by the exons ATGAGT ACAGTGGAGTTGCAAAACCTTTCCTTCAAGCAAGGAATGGAACTGCGAGTCACCGGTGCCCCTAAACCCAATCCGGATCG tttCGAAATCAATGTGGGTGAATCTGATTCCAACATTGCGCTCCACATCAACCCTCGCTTTCAAGGCGGTGGCCCAGGTGTCATCGTCCTGAACGCCATGAAGGATGGGTCCTGGGGTACTGAAGTTAGAGATGAAAGAAACTTTCCTTTCCGGCAGGGCGAGGAGTTTGAG gTGTCCATCACCTTTGCCAATGACAAGTTTTACATTAGCCTGCACAACGGCCACATGCTGGAGTTCCCCAACCGCCTGGAACAGCCCCAGTACAGTAAAATCTGGTTTACAGCAGACGTCAGAATCACCGGCATATATGTCAAATAg